AAATCAAAATTGTTGTTCCTGGTAACTGAAAGTCAGGTCAGCATGCCTTCACAATACTAGGCTAAAACATTAAATTTCCAAGTGCTTGAACTCAGCATTTTATCATACCATGATATTTTGCCAGCAGGCAGTATTGTGGGCCCAACCAAGAATACTAGAGGGCTGACATTCTTTGATGTAGCCTTCTTGGACATAAcatgaacaatgttccctctaagctgcagagtcttgtaagcaaaaattctactttgtgagctgctggcattaaaattgtgagctactgcataaatgagtgtgttctggggtcgtccttcctgagctaagacaaaaatctgagctgaaggctgaaaatctgtgagctagctcacactaactcagcttagagggaacactgaacatGAGCTAGAAGCATGCAtaagctcccccaccccccctgcttcTCTGATCCTGAAAATGATACAGGCCAAGCTACACAGAAAGCTACCGGCATTTTTATATAGAACCCCGCAGATTACCCAGCATTACAGACTTCCTTAGAGAAAACAATACCCAAAATGTCCAAACAAACTTGGAGCTCTCATCCAAGAGTACATTATGTACTTATGGCGGAAGAAAAAGGAATAATTCTCATTTAATTAGCCTATTTTAGTATGATATGAAACTACTGAGCACATGTTCTCTATCAAATGCACAAAAATTTCATCCATTGAAATGTGTCTGttcaaaaaataatttaaataggATGTCAAAGTATGCTAAATGCACATGCTCTCAACATACTTGGTAAAATGAAACCTAAATGTCAAAAGACTTGAAGGAAGGAGGTAAAGAAACTGGTATTCTACAACCATGGGGGAAAGTAAAGTCCTTAGCATTAGATGGTGCACAGTAGTTAAAAACGGGGAACATTCTCCTAGTGAAAAAAGATTGGAAGGGAAGCATATCTACTATGCTTTCTATAGAGAGAAAATTTAAACATAAAGcattttaataaagaaaagttAGAGATCAAAACTACCACAAAGTTACGCACTTCCAATGTTTGCTCTTTCTCAGTGAGAACTTCTTTTTGACATCGCAGAAAATCAGACAGCATTCGCGTCAGCTGTTTCCTATCATCTATTTCAGCTGCCAACCGGCCGTTGTAATCCGCCAGCAACATACAAGCGTCCTCTACCATCTTTGAAAGCTGCTCTCCTGATTCTTTATCTGGAAAGTAACAACAGAACACTCATATTTCAATACTGTCAAGACCTAATAGGGCTGTTGTTTGAATTCCTGCCATTTCCCTTACCTGTTATTCTATCAAGTAAGGACGCATCCTGGACCTCTACAGGTAATGAAGCTATTCTCTGATGAACGGCTGCATCCCCAGAGGCTGCATTTTCTAGTTCTTGCAAAGCTCTAATGAGATCTGTAGTCTAAAAAAGTGTAGAAAATATGCAATTAAACAGGTTTTATAGCAAAGAATATACAGCTCCAATTATCTTCTCTCTTACTACCAAGATATAAAATATCAGTGCACTATATATTCACCAATTCCCTGCAGGTCTGTAGTCCTCCGTTCCCTGAGAAGCCCGCTGTTCTAATGTTTATTCCATAATAATCTCTTGTGACCGCAAGGACTACCAACTGCACAGCACGCACACAGGTTATCTGGCAGCTCAGTAGAAAGCTAGTCAGGATGGCTCACCACATTATCATTTGTTACTGCCATTATTAGAGCAACTTTCACTCAGATTCTTAATGATGTCCATACATGTGGCCCTTCTGGAAAAAGAACTCTGCAAGTTACTCTTATCAAACATACTTGGAAGCAAGACTACAGCTTCCGTTGGTCTTTTCTAGACAATTTCTACCTGTGGAGGATCACACGGAGAACCCTGGGCAGAGCAGTTGTTGTCCTCTACTTTTATCTGTTCATATGTGCGTTTCCTTGGGGCTTTTTCACCATCTAGAATAAGTTCAGAGGGCTCAACATCAGTCAAAAAGAGGTGCGAACCATAAAGATAAAAAACTGCATATGGAAGAAACTGACTTACACAAAGCATGTCGAAGCTGTTCCAAGACATCGTTTTCGTAAACGGATCTCTCTTCCCAGATCGACAGCACCCGGCCCAAGTGCTTCTTACAGCTTTCGTCAGTCTCACTGGGAGGGCACAAAAAGCAATTCATGGTCTTAGATGGAGGGCTTGACTTCACTTCACTTCCTACCTAGGgtcttttttgatttctgttaTTTAACTTATTAGGAATTCTTTTAAATTAAAATGTTGTGATTCCTCATTCCCTGATAAATTAGTACCTGATTTTTCAGCTAACTAAAGATTTCTCCCAGTTTTCTCAGATTAAACATTCCTCCTTCAAGTACTAAAAATTTCCCAAaacgtgattttttttttgtactaaaAATCACCTTCTCACTgg
This portion of the Heteronotia binoei isolate CCM8104 ecotype False Entrance Well chromosome 10, APGP_CSIRO_Hbin_v1, whole genome shotgun sequence genome encodes:
- the RPRD1A gene encoding regulation of nuclear pre-mRNA domain-containing protein 1A isoform X1, translating into MSAFSEAALERKLSELSNSQQSVQTLSLWLIHHRKHSPLIVAVWERELRKAKPNRKLTFLYLANDVIQNSKRKGPEFTKDFAPVIVEAFKHVSSETDESCKKHLGRVLSIWEERSVYENDVLEQLRHALYGEKAPRKRTYEQIKVEDNNCSAQGSPCDPPQTTDLIRALQELENAASGDAAVHQRIASLPVEVQDASLLDRITDKESGEQLSKMVEDACMLLADYNGRLAAEIDDRKQLTRMLSDFLRCQKEVLTEKEQTLEEYKHKLARVSQVRKELKSRLQSLPDLSRLPNVTGSQVHLPFAGDVYSDD
- the RPRD1A gene encoding regulation of nuclear pre-mRNA domain-containing protein 1A isoform X2, with the protein product MSAFSEAALERKLSELSNSQQSVQTLSLWLIHHRKHSPLIVAVWERELRKAKPNRKLTFLYLANDVIQNSKRKGPEFTKDFAPVIVEAFKHVSSETDESCKKHLGRVLSIWEERSVYENDVLEQLRHALYGEKAPRKRTYEQIKVEDNNCSAQGSPCDPPQTTDLIRALQELENAASGDAAVHQRIASLPVEVQDASLLDRITDKESGEQLSKMVEDACMLLADYNGRLAAEIDDRKQLTRMLSDFLRCQKEVLTEKEQTLEVRNVDVVV